The Pseudorasbora parva isolate DD20220531a chromosome 16, ASM2467924v1, whole genome shotgun sequence genome includes a region encoding these proteins:
- the pex11a gene encoding peroxisomal membrane protein 11A has product METFISFTNQSQGRDRIFRATQYACALAKYLLRNEAKRKELVKKLQLLESNMSSGRKLFRLGNTVNSINAAKSTLNVSDPVLRFCLTFANFSRALYFICDNILWARSIGLVQDIDKERWSLNSTRFYFLSLVMNLTRDAYVIVQLMAQKSRERHYQQKVDQHLNESPDVACVIVPQLDAFLFLLLESLRSQPSVALDTLKNVCDLFIPLDKLGVYQTNAGVVGFCGLVSSLLGILSVLRPNLRIKP; this is encoded by the exons ATGGAAACTTTCATTAGCTTCACTAACCAAAGCCAAGGAAGGGATCGCATATTCAG AGCAACCCAATATGCATGCGCTTTGGCGAAATACCTTCTGAGGAATGAGGCGAAGAGAAAAGAGCTGGTGAAAAAGCTGCAGCTTCTGGAGTCAAATATGAGTTCAGGGCGGAAGC TATTCAGGCTTGGGAACACGGTGAACTCTATCAATGCGGCCAAGAGCACTCTTAATGTTTCTGACCCCGTGCTGCGCTTTTGCCTTACTTTTGCCAACTTCAGTCGTGCCTTGTACTTCATCTGTGACAACATACTCTGGGCCAGAAGTATCGGGCTGGTACAAGATATCGACAAGGAACGCTGGAGCTTGAACTCCACCCGCTTCTATTTCCTGTCCTTGGTCATGAATCTAACCAGAGACGCCTATGTGATCGTCCAACTTATGGCGCAGAAGTCTCGGGAAAGACACTACCAGCAAAAAGTCGACCAGCACCTTAATGAAAGCCCAGATGTGGCTTGTGTCATAGTGCCTCAGCTCGATGcgttcctcttcctcctcctcgaGAGCCTCAGGAGTCAGCCGTCTGTGGCTCTCGATACGCTTAAAAATGTGTGCGACCTTTTCATTCCACTTGACAAACTGGGCGTTTACCAGACAAACGCAGGTGTGGTGGGCTTCTGTGGGCTTGTTTCCTCTCTTTTAGGCATACTGTCAGTCTTGAGGCCCAACCTCAGAATCAAGCCATGA